In Oryzias latipes chromosome 15, ASM223467v1, the following proteins share a genomic window:
- the LOC101172757 gene encoding tumor necrosis factor receptor superfamily member 6 has translation MATTGLKNVWIYFLLLAIGTLVPSTSANIQVPNAGVCADGNYTHDGKTCCLCAPGQRVLKHCTDSPTNGECVFCEEGKTYREEPNSQTTCELCDSCSHPNANLEVVERCTTSRNAKCGCQKGYYCDSEKGSCVVCQSCDICESTGIKIACNGTSNTVCNESQGISGGAIAGIVIVIILAILAAGVVLWWKKTRKPSDGAEPDSEELEYLNEVDIKPHLADIAQILGWKDMLYIARKSKMLDTTIDSCQLNHPNDTEESTVELLQKWSEIKGRTGVRSLVQMLNASRKQDKKERILKLIKNDTNNECSNPV, from the exons ATGGCGACGACCGGCTTAAAAAACGTTTGGATCTATTTTCTACTTTTGGCAATAGGAACATT GGTACCTAGTACGAGTGCCAACATTCAGGTCCCAAATGCTGGTGTTTGTGCGGATGGAAACTACACACACGACGGTAAAACGTGCTGCCTCTGTGCTCCTG GTCAGAGAGTCCTAAAACATTGCACGGATAGCCCAACTAATGGTGAATGTGTCTTCTGTGAAGAAGGCAAAACATACAGAGAGGAGCCAAACAGCCAAACAACGTGTGAGCTCTGTGACTCCTGCTCACACCCCAACG CCAATTTGGAAGTGGTGGAACGCTGTACCACTTCAAGAAATGCCAAATGTGGATGTCAGAAGGGCTACTATTGCGACAGTGAGAAGGGAAGCTGTGTGGTCTGCCAGTCTTGTGATAT ATGTGAATCCACTGGCATCAAAATAGCCTGTAATGGTACCAGCAACACAGTGTGCAATGAAAGCCAAG GTATAAGTGGTGGAGCAATTGCTGGAATCGTCATCGTTATCATTTTGGCAATCCTAGCTGCTGGGGTTGTACtttggtggaaaaaaacaagaa agccAAGCGATGGAGCTGAACCAGACAGCGAG GAACTTGAGTATCTCAACG AAGTGGACATCAAGCCTCACCTGGCTGACATCGCGCAAATTCTGGGATGGAAAGATATGTTGTATATCGCAAGGAAAAGTAAAATGTTAGACACCACCATTGATTCTTGCCAGTTGAACCATCCAAACGACACCGAGGAGAGCACCGTCGAGCTGTTACAGAAATGGTCAGAGATAAAAGgcagaactggagtgaggtcgctGGTTCAGATGCTCAATGCATCCAGAAAGCAAGACAAGAAAGAAAGGATTTTAAAGTTGATCAAAAATGACACCAACAATGAATGTAGCAATCCTGTTTGA